Genomic segment of Tursiops truncatus isolate mTurTru1 chromosome 5, mTurTru1.mat.Y, whole genome shotgun sequence:
tctgtatttctctgtctgacttacttcacttagtaagataatctctagttgcatccatcaAACTCACTTTTAATTTCCACATTAAAAATCATCCGTAATTATACTTACCATTTACTAACTCATACTACATACAAGGCACTGTACATACATCGTCTCACTAAATCCTCAAAAATTTCTGTGATATTGATATATTATCAGATTTTAAAACACCTGACGATCAGAGTAataaagattaagtaatttgcccaaccAAGTTTCTGTGCTGGTCTAACTTTTCTAATGTGGGAAATATAGTGATCATTAAGAGGCGACCTTTAATTTAGAGTAGACTTTCAGTGCTGAATACTATGAAAAAATCCCTAATCTCACAGGACCACAAAACTGGGGATTTAAGAAGCAAAACCATTTTAAATGCACAAAATTTTAGTGGACACGTAAATGGACATCTTACCGTCTTAGAACGCCAACACCTACAATAAGCTGCTTTAGTAAGACACAAATCTTCAATGTTTATCTCATTCACCACTTTGggattttccttttgtattttaagATTAATCAAGCTATCCTTCTGTTGCTTTTTCTTCGGGAGAAATGGACGAACCGCAAGGTAGCCAAGTAGTGCAAGTACACCAAGGAAAGGCAATAACCGAAGCCATTCTGAAACTAAACATGTACAGATTTGTTAAAGTCTGCGTGCTCCTGTAATAGAACTCAAatagggatggattgggagattgggattgacatgtacactaCCATGTTTAAaacagatgaccaacaaggacctactgtaaaaacaaaaaataaaaattaaaaaaaaaagaacttaaacaGCATGTCTCATCTTTGAGCTTATTCTTTATCTATTCTTCACTTCTCACTTTAATTTCTTAACTAACTTATCTGTAAAACTGTGAATAAGGCACCTATACCTAGGACCACCTTATTTTATTTGTGGGTTGACTTGAGACTTTtgaaactggaaaacaaaattttcagaaatggGTCCTCTACCAAATATCCTATAATTATCCTCACTAAGTATAtttgtgtttagttttatttcagGAATTATGATCA
This window contains:
- the CISD2 gene encoding CDGSH iron-sulfur domain-containing protein 2; amino-acid sequence: MVLESVARIVKVQLPAYLKRLPVPESITGFAQLTVSEWLRLLPFLGVLALLGYLAVRPFLPKKKQQKDSLINLKIQKENPKVVNEINIEDLCLTKAAYCRCWRSKTFPACDGSHNKHNELTGDNVGPLILKKKEV